The Anaeromicrobium sediminis genome includes the window AACAGATTGAACCATATTCACACCTACAGATACAGCCCTATAACCTTTTCTAATTTTTCTGGAAACAAACTGTGTTTCTTCAGCCTGGTTTTGAAGTCGGTGTTTTAGAATCGGTTCTCCCTTTATTATGTTAGCTGTTGCTATTTGATTTTCTATTTCTGAAAGATTCTTTGCTGTTTGTGGATGGATACTTTTTTCATGAACCTGCTTTAGGATGACCATGGATTTTGATATTTTCTGATTTTTGCGGATATCTTGTTTTGCAACAAGGATAGTTGCCATTTTACTATTAGATAACTTTTCTTCTTTGAGTGTCTCCATATAGTTATAGAATAAAAATGTTGTAATAAGTCCCATGATAATTGCAAGTACTAGCATTAACTTTGATTTCATATTTTCACCTACTTTACTAGTTTGATAGGGTATG containing:
- the cpaB gene encoding Flp pilus assembly protein CpaB; the protein is MKSKLMLVLAIIMGLITTFLFYNYMETLKEEKLSNSKMATILVAKQDIRKNQKISKSMVILKQVHEKSIHPQTAKNLSEIENQIATANIIKGEPILKHRLQNQAEETQFVSRKIRKGYRAVSVGVNMVQSVTNLIEPGDLVDVVFSEEIEESNKEKVVRTELILQQVRVLAVGRKMVESTKENPYVEYSAVTLELRQNDAVRLVNTQERGNIHLVLYSKLK